The Henckelia pumila isolate YLH828 chromosome 2, ASM3356847v2, whole genome shotgun sequence genome includes a window with the following:
- the LOC140881836 gene encoding uncharacterized protein, whose product MMLRSSSTPILGSLLSSFTESPNNHHHQSEYHSATVKHTTLPRGGSQNFSKFSLHSPSVGEIKTTPDSSSNKGFRRVQSEGNLEELVDASYKVDEFSFSSQCFKKVARKPVRSHLEAIPSISYRKMRTHDECEDSDGEYAEEDDDFEVEESGNLFKVENLVLKEKRTDMIGYGSLKTEGDQGKMYLAAGLGVSDATFLDGGGYGPGGGSGGSYRPVTFDRDGGDSQGVSMEEYYKRVLEQNPGNPLFLRNYAQFLYQRKGEGDLRVAEEYYSRAILADPEDGEVLSQYAILIWESQHDKERATNYFERAIQASSENSHVQAAYASFLWDVEDEEENNAAENTHVRPLLFPQGSMASASAW is encoded by the exons ATGATGTTAAGGAGCTCATCTACACCAATTCTTGGATCCCTTCTCTCATCTTTCACCGAAAGCCCCAATAATCACCatcatcaatctgaatatcacaGCGCCACCGTGAAACACACCACGCTTCCGCGTGGCGGATCTCAGAATTTCAGCAAATTTTCGCTACATTCTCCTTCCGTCGGTGAAATAAAAACCACCCCAGATTCAAGTTCGAACAAAGGATTTCGAAGGGTTCAATCCGAAGGGAACCTGGAAGAATTGGTTGATGCTTCATACAAAGTTGACGAGTTCAGTTTCTCCAGCCAGTGTTTCAAGAAAGTTGCTCGAAAACCTGTCCGAAGTCATTTAGAGGCAATCCCATCTATCTCGTATCGAAAGATGAGGACTCATGATGAGTGTGAAGATAGCGATGGGGAGTAcgctgaagaagatgatgatttTGAAGTGGAAGAAAGTGGGAATCTTTTCAAGGTGGAAAATTTGGTTTTGAAAGAGAAAAGAACCGATATGATTGGCTATGGTAGCTTGAAAACCGAAGGTGATCAAGGGAAGATGTATCTAGCAGCAGGCCTTGGTGTTTCTGATGCCACTTTTCTTGATGGTGGTGGATATGGCCCAGGCGGCGGTAGTGGCGGAAGTTATAGGCCTGTTACCTTCGACAGAGACGGTGGCGACAGCCAGGGTGTGAGCATGGAAGAATATTACAAGCGAGTGTTGGAACAAAATCCAGGAAATCCGTTGTTCCTCAGAAATTATGCTCAATTCTTGTACCAG AGAAAGGGAGAGGGAGACCTTCGGGTAGCGGAAGAATACTATTCCAGAGCAATCTTGGCTGATCCTGAAGATGGTGAAGTTCTGTCACAATATGCAATATTAATATGGGAATCTCAACATGACAAAGAGCGAGCCACGAACTATTTTGAAAGAGCAATTCAAGCATCATCAGAAAACAG TCACGTACAAGCAGCCTACGCTAGTTTTCTCTGGGATGTAGAAGATGAGGAAGAAAACAATGCTGCAGAGAATACCCATGTCAGGCCTCTACTCTTTCCACAGGGATCCATGGCTTCCGCAAGTGCTTGGTGA
- the LOC140881834 gene encoding uncharacterized protein isoform X2: MVGEMRRVHTCCHFRLIYSPLLFAVLVSAMLLLSKVSVTVGSEDQDTSEIISRFQQYLQINTAHPSPNYHDAVQFIVSQAKSLSLESKIHEFAKGKPMVLLKWAGRKPELPSILLNSHTDVVPAEHHKWEHPPFDAHLDPSSGHIYARGSQDMKCVGLQYLEAIRKLQESGFHPLRTVYLSFVPDEEIGGHDGAEKFADSDVFRKMNVGVVLDEGLASPTEHYRLFYGERCPWWLVITATGAPGHGAKLYDNTAMENLLKSIESIRRFRAAQFDLIKAGLRAEGEVTSVNMVFLKAGTPSPNGFVMNLQPSEAQAGFDIRVPPTADAASLERRIAEEWAPVTRNMTFEFKQRATLYDKFGKPILTAFDSSNPWWMLLEEAIEKANGKFGEPEIFPASTDARYFRDRGIPAIGFSPMARTPILLHDHNEFLNKDEYLKGITIYESVIKAYTTYVEPTKDEASRAEL; encoded by the exons ATGGTTGGAGAGATGCGGAGAGTACACACCTGCTGTCACTTTCGGCTCATATACAGCCCCTTGCTCTTTGCTGTTTTGGTATCGGCAATGTTATTACTATCAAAGGTGAGTGTCACTGTAGGAAGTGAAGATCAAGATACCTCAGAAATCATTTCACGATTCCAACAATACCTCCAAATCAACACCGCCCATCCCTCACCCAACTACCACGATGCAGTGCAGTTCATTGTCTCCCAAGCAAAGTCATTGTCCCTAGAATCCAAAATCCATGAATTCGCAAAGGGGAAACCCATGGTTCTCCTCAAGTGGGCAGGCCGAAAGCCTGAGCTCCCCTCCATCCTCCTGAATTCCCATACAGACGTGGTGCCTGCTGAGCACCACAAATGGGAACACCCCCCTTTTGATGCCCACCTCGACCCATCCTCCGGCCACATCTATGCTCGTGGCTCTCAGGACATGAAGTGTGTAGGTCTTCAGTACCTGGAAGCCATTCGTAAGCTCCAGGAATCTGGCTTCCACCCATTGCGCACAGTTTATCTTTCATTCGTTCCGGATGAGGAAATAGGTGGCCATGATGGGGCAGAGAAGTTTGCAGACTCTGACGTTTTCAGGAAAATGAATGTGGGTGTTGTGCTGGATGAGGGGTTGGCATCCCCGACTGAACATTACCGCTTGTTTTATGGGGAGAGGTGCCCCTGGTGGCTAGTAATCACGGCCACTGGAGCACCTGGTCACGGGGCTAAGCTCTATGATAACACTGCCATGGAGAATCTACTGAAGAGCATTGAGAGTATTAGAAGATTCAGGGCCGCTCAATTTGATTTGATCAAAGCTGGACTGAGGGCTGAAGGAGAGGTTACTTCTGTTAATATGGTCTTCTTAAAAGCCGGAACCCCATCTCCGAAC GGTTTTGTCATGAATTTGCAACCATCTGAAGCTCAAGCAGGTTTTGATATCCGAGTTCCACCAACTGCAGATGCAGCATCCTTGGAAAGACGAATTGCTGAGGAATGGGCTCCTGTTACGCGTAATATGACATTTGAG TTCAAGCAGAGGGCAACTTTGTATGACAAGTTTGGGAAGCCAATTCTCACAGCCTTTGACAGTTCCAATCCTTGGTGGATGCTGCTAGAAGAAGCGATAGAAAAAGCTAATGGGAAATTTGGAGAGCCCGAGATATTTCCGGCTTCAACAGATGCTCGCTATTTCAGAGATCGAGGCATTCCGGCAATTGGCTTTTCTCCAATGGCAAGGACTCCTATTCTGCTTCACGACCATAATGAG TTTCTGAACAAGGATGAGTATTTGAAAGGCATTACAATTTATGAATCTGTGATTAAAGCCTACACAACTTATGTTGAACCTACTAAAGATGAGGCCTCCAGAGCGGAATTGTAA
- the LOC140881834 gene encoding uncharacterized protein isoform X1 encodes MVGEMRRVHTCCHFRLIYSPLLFAVLVSAMLLLSKVSVTVGSEDQDTSEIISRFQQYLQINTAHPSPNYHDAVQFIVSQAKSLSLESKIHEFAKGKPMVLLKWAGRKPELPSILLNSHTDVVPAEHHKWEHPPFDAHLDPSSGHIYARGSQDMKCVGLQYLEAIRKLQESGFHPLRTVYLSFVPDEEIGGHDGAEKFADSDVFRKMNVGVVLDEGLASPTEHYRLFYGERCPWWLVITATGAPGHGAKLYDNTAMENLLKSIESIRRFRAAQFDLIKAGLRAEGEVTSVNMVFLKAGTPSPNGFVMNLQPSEAQAGFDIRVPPTADAASLERRIAEEWAPVTRNMTFELGQFKQRATLYDKFGKPILTAFDSSNPWWMLLEEAIEKANGKFGEPEIFPASTDARYFRDRGIPAIGFSPMARTPILLHDHNEFLNKDEYLKGITIYESVIKAYTTYVEPTKDEASRAEL; translated from the exons ATGGTTGGAGAGATGCGGAGAGTACACACCTGCTGTCACTTTCGGCTCATATACAGCCCCTTGCTCTTTGCTGTTTTGGTATCGGCAATGTTATTACTATCAAAGGTGAGTGTCACTGTAGGAAGTGAAGATCAAGATACCTCAGAAATCATTTCACGATTCCAACAATACCTCCAAATCAACACCGCCCATCCCTCACCCAACTACCACGATGCAGTGCAGTTCATTGTCTCCCAAGCAAAGTCATTGTCCCTAGAATCCAAAATCCATGAATTCGCAAAGGGGAAACCCATGGTTCTCCTCAAGTGGGCAGGCCGAAAGCCTGAGCTCCCCTCCATCCTCCTGAATTCCCATACAGACGTGGTGCCTGCTGAGCACCACAAATGGGAACACCCCCCTTTTGATGCCCACCTCGACCCATCCTCCGGCCACATCTATGCTCGTGGCTCTCAGGACATGAAGTGTGTAGGTCTTCAGTACCTGGAAGCCATTCGTAAGCTCCAGGAATCTGGCTTCCACCCATTGCGCACAGTTTATCTTTCATTCGTTCCGGATGAGGAAATAGGTGGCCATGATGGGGCAGAGAAGTTTGCAGACTCTGACGTTTTCAGGAAAATGAATGTGGGTGTTGTGCTGGATGAGGGGTTGGCATCCCCGACTGAACATTACCGCTTGTTTTATGGGGAGAGGTGCCCCTGGTGGCTAGTAATCACGGCCACTGGAGCACCTGGTCACGGGGCTAAGCTCTATGATAACACTGCCATGGAGAATCTACTGAAGAGCATTGAGAGTATTAGAAGATTCAGGGCCGCTCAATTTGATTTGATCAAAGCTGGACTGAGGGCTGAAGGAGAGGTTACTTCTGTTAATATGGTCTTCTTAAAAGCCGGAACCCCATCTCCGAAC GGTTTTGTCATGAATTTGCAACCATCTGAAGCTCAAGCAGGTTTTGATATCCGAGTTCCACCAACTGCAGATGCAGCATCCTTGGAAAGACGAATTGCTGAGGAATGGGCTCCTGTTACGCGTAATATGACATTTGAG CTGGGACAGTTCAAGCAGAGGGCAACTTTGTATGACAAGTTTGGGAAGCCAATTCTCACAGCCTTTGACAGTTCCAATCCTTGGTGGATGCTGCTAGAAGAAGCGATAGAAAAAGCTAATGGGAAATTTGGAGAGCCCGAGATATTTCCGGCTTCAACAGATGCTCGCTATTTCAGAGATCGAGGCATTCCGGCAATTGGCTTTTCTCCAATGGCAAGGACTCCTATTCTGCTTCACGACCATAATGAG TTTCTGAACAAGGATGAGTATTTGAAAGGCATTACAATTTATGAATCTGTGATTAAAGCCTACACAACTTATGTTGAACCTACTAAAGATGAGGCCTCCAGAGCGGAATTGTAA